A window of Bradyrhizobium sp. AZCC 1610 contains these coding sequences:
- a CDS encoding TetR/AcrR family transcriptional regulator, which yields MAMGRPREFDADAALDQAMEVFWRHGYEGATIAQLTEAMGINPPSLYAAFGNKEGLLKAALDRYTAKRAVWMEGVLSAPTARDVAERMLMGTADSQTDPDNPPGCLLVQGGLACGTGSENVPFELAARRALTEDQLRERFVRAKKEGDLKQTADAAALARYLSAVSAGMGVMASSGADREALRQVANVSVKVFEEQSTKR from the coding sequence ATGGCCATGGGACGCCCGAGAGAGTTCGACGCCGATGCCGCATTGGACCAGGCGATGGAAGTCTTCTGGAGACATGGCTATGAGGGCGCGACCATTGCCCAGCTTACCGAGGCGATGGGCATTAACCCGCCGAGCCTCTATGCGGCATTTGGAAATAAGGAAGGTCTCCTGAAGGCTGCCCTCGACCGGTACACGGCCAAACGTGCGGTCTGGATGGAGGGGGTTTTGAGCGCGCCGACCGCCCGCGACGTCGCGGAGCGGATGCTCATGGGTACCGCAGACAGCCAAACCGATCCCGACAATCCGCCCGGTTGCCTGCTCGTGCAAGGCGGCCTTGCCTGCGGTACCGGTTCGGAGAACGTTCCCTTCGAGCTGGCAGCGCGCCGTGCACTGACCGAAGATCAGCTCCGCGAACGTTTCGTCAGAGCGAAGAAGGAGGGCGATCTGAAGCAGACTGCCGACGCTGCCGCGCTGGCGCGCTATCTCTCGGCGGTATCCGCCGGCATGGGCGTGATGGCATCATCGGGCGCCGATCGCGAAGCACTGCGCCAAGTCGCGAACGTATCCGTCAAAGTTTTCGAGGAACAGTCGACAAAACGTTGA
- a CDS encoding LacI family DNA-binding transcriptional regulator — protein sequence MKEPDASSPLTLRDIARQAGVSLATVDRVLHNRPGVRPDTVRRVKETIARNSFQPHVAGAELARGRFRRFAFVMPSGPNLFMQQIQSYLGEMSGWLSARRLAVEMVATDVFDASVLASSLEALAGEYDGVAVVALDHPSVRAAINDLVDGGAKVVTLVSDVPASRRHHYVGIDNIAAGRTAGALVGRLVGPRSGKVAIVAGSQGLRDHAERIFGFNQVVAAEFPGLNVLPVLEGRDEDERSGQLMSRLLGKHADIVGLYNVGAGTQGVARALTDSGREKQVVFVGHDVTSLTRKLLLQGVMDAAISQNPGHEARAAVRVLLALARGEPILSEQEKIRIDIVMRDNLP from the coding sequence ATGAAGGAGCCGGACGCCAGCAGCCCTCTCACGCTCAGGGACATCGCCCGCCAGGCTGGCGTCAGCCTCGCGACCGTCGATCGCGTCCTGCACAACCGGCCCGGTGTGCGGCCGGACACGGTCCGCCGCGTCAAGGAGACGATCGCGCGCAACTCCTTCCAGCCGCATGTGGCCGGGGCCGAGCTCGCCCGTGGCCGCTTCAGGCGCTTCGCCTTCGTGATGCCGTCGGGGCCGAACCTGTTCATGCAGCAGATCCAGTCCTATCTCGGCGAGATGTCGGGCTGGCTGTCGGCCCGCCGCCTCGCGGTCGAGATGGTCGCGACCGACGTGTTCGACGCCTCCGTTCTCGCGAGCTCGCTGGAGGCTCTTGCCGGCGAGTATGACGGCGTCGCGGTTGTCGCGCTCGATCATCCGAGCGTGCGGGCCGCCATCAACGATCTCGTCGATGGCGGCGCCAAGGTGGTGACGCTGGTCTCTGATGTGCCGGCGTCGCGCCGCCATCATTATGTCGGCATCGACAATATTGCCGCAGGGCGCACCGCCGGCGCCTTGGTCGGCCGCCTCGTTGGTCCGCGATCCGGCAAGGTCGCGATCGTCGCCGGCTCACAGGGCCTGCGCGACCATGCCGAGCGCATCTTCGGCTTCAATCAGGTGGTGGCGGCGGAGTTTCCTGGGCTCAACGTACTGCCCGTGCTCGAAGGACGCGACGAGGACGAGCGCTCGGGACAGCTCATGTCGCGGCTGCTCGGCAAACATGCCGACATCGTCGGCCTCTACAATGTCGGCGCCGGCACGCAAGGCGTAGCCAGGGCCCTGACCGATTCCGGTCGCGAGAAGCAGGTAGTGTTCGTCGGGCACGATGTCACCTCGCTGACGCGCAAGCTGTTGTTGCAAGGCGTGATGGATGCGGCGATTTCGCAGAACCCGGGCCACGAGGCCCGCGCCGCCGTGCGCGTGCTGCTCGCGCTGGCCCGCGGCGAACCGATCTTGAGTGAGCAGGAGAAAATCCGGATCGACATCGTGATGCGGGACAATCTGCCGTAG
- the xylB gene encoding xylulokinase has protein sequence MYLGMDIGTSGVKAVLVNEAGAIVATAARELALSHPAPLWSEQDPDAWVDAVIGAVDDLASAHPRGVAQVRGIGLSGQMHGATLLGEDGRPLRPAILWNDGRSHAECKELEARCPSLHAIAGNLAMPGFTAPKLLWVAYHEPKIFELVAKVLLPKAYVRYRLTGEMVEDVSDAAGTLWLDVGQRRWSASLLHATGLDVNHMPRLVEGSEISAALAPEFSKRWGMAKDVVVAGGAGDCAASAIGLGAITPGDAFLSLGTSGVVFRVTDSFAPAPASAVHAFCHALPGLWHQMGVMLAAAASLAWLSGVMATPTAALLSPLGETVRGPSPVKFLPYLDGERTPHNDATASGVFVGLRGATGRDQIVQAVLEGVAFAARDNLAALGSASSAIMEVDLVGGGSRSALWAQICADVLGIPVHRVEEGEVGAALGAARLGRLAATSENPAQVCTRPRRLASFTPRASAEAAYDEAYHQWRKLYPALKEFSL, from the coding sequence GTGTATCTCGGGATGGACATCGGCACGTCCGGTGTGAAGGCGGTGCTCGTGAACGAGGCCGGCGCGATCGTCGCGACAGCCGCGCGCGAGCTTGCGCTCTCGCATCCCGCGCCGCTGTGGTCCGAGCAGGATCCGGATGCCTGGGTTGATGCGGTGATCGGCGCCGTCGACGATCTCGCATCCGCTCATCCGCGCGGCGTCGCGCAGGTGCGTGGCATCGGTCTCTCCGGCCAGATGCACGGCGCGACCTTGCTCGGCGAGGACGGCCGTCCGCTACGTCCGGCCATCCTGTGGAATGATGGCCGCTCCCATGCCGAGTGCAAGGAGCTGGAGGCGCGCTGTCCCTCGCTGCACGCGATCGCCGGCAATCTCGCCATGCCGGGCTTCACCGCGCCAAAGCTGCTCTGGGTGGCCTATCACGAGCCCAAGATTTTTGAGCTGGTAGCAAAAGTGCTGCTGCCAAAGGCCTACGTGCGCTACCGCCTCACCGGCGAGATGGTCGAGGACGTGTCGGACGCCGCCGGCACGCTCTGGCTCGATGTTGGTCAGCGCCGCTGGTCTGCGTCGCTGCTACATGCCACGGGGCTCGATGTCAACCACATGCCGCGCCTGGTCGAAGGCAGCGAGATCAGCGCGGCACTCGCCCCCGAATTTTCGAAGCGCTGGGGTATGGCGAAAGATGTCGTGGTTGCCGGCGGTGCGGGAGACTGTGCCGCGAGCGCGATCGGGCTCGGCGCCATCACGCCCGGTGATGCGTTCCTGTCGCTGGGAACTTCAGGCGTCGTGTTTCGTGTTACTGACAGTTTCGCGCCGGCGCCCGCGTCGGCGGTGCACGCCTTCTGTCATGCGCTTCCGGGTCTCTGGCACCAGATGGGCGTGATGCTGGCGGCGGCCGCCTCGCTCGCCTGGCTTTCGGGCGTCATGGCGACGCCTACCGCCGCGCTGCTGTCGCCGCTCGGCGAGACCGTCCGCGGACCGAGCCCGGTCAAGTTCCTTCCCTATCTCGATGGCGAGCGCACGCCACACAACGACGCTACTGCCAGTGGCGTGTTCGTGGGTCTTCGCGGCGCGACAGGGCGCGATCAGATTGTCCAGGCCGTGCTCGAAGGCGTGGCCTTCGCCGCGCGCGACAATCTCGCGGCGCTCGGCAGCGCCAGTTCCGCGATCATGGAGGTCGATCTTGTGGGCGGCGGCTCGCGCTCGGCACTGTGGGCCCAGATCTGCGCCGATGTCCTCGGCATTCCCGTCCACCGCGTCGAGGAGGGCGAGGTCGGTGCAGCGCTTGGTGCTGCACGGCTCGGCCGGCTTGCCGCAACCAGCGAAAACCCTGCGCAAGTCTGCACGCGTCCGCGGCGGCTTGCGAGCTTCACGCCGCGTGCGTCTGCCGAGGCCGCCTACGATGAAGCCTATCACCAGTGGCGAAAACTATATCCTGCGCTGAAGGAGTTCTCCCTGTGA
- a CDS encoding efflux RND transporter periplasmic adaptor subunit, protein MPPSTTTFRSGRFRRVVGGVAIIGVLAAAGSIASGRYFHAAQATTGTAPEQAVSVTIAVIEPRRTALWDDFSGRLEAVNRVELRPRVAGAILSANFAEGALVKAGDVLFKIDPAPYAAEVDKASAQLEAAKARAIFTASEVERGAQLVGNAVVTRRDFDQRENANREAIANVKAAEATLQAAKLNLSYTEVRAPVDGRVGKIEVTVGNLVAAGTASPVLTSLVSVNPIYASFDADEEVVLRALNSIADSSGKRGNLDQIPVEMNTSGGTSAKGHIQLIDNQVNGQSGTIRVRAVFQNEDGRLIPGQFARVRMGQPQQQALVMIDERAIGTDQDKKFVMVVSDDNRAVYRGITLGGAVDGLRIVTGGLKPGDRIVVNGLQRVRPGALLKTEIAQMDSRGPQQASNAGSRQIVQR, encoded by the coding sequence ATGCCCCCATCCACCACTACCTTCCGTTCCGGTCGATTCAGACGCGTTGTCGGCGGCGTTGCCATCATCGGCGTCCTCGCGGCGGCCGGTTCGATCGCGAGCGGCCGCTATTTTCATGCAGCCCAGGCGACCACAGGGACCGCACCCGAGCAGGCGGTCTCCGTCACGATCGCGGTGATCGAGCCGCGTCGGACCGCGCTGTGGGATGACTTCTCTGGACGTCTCGAAGCCGTCAACCGCGTCGAGCTCCGCCCACGCGTCGCTGGCGCGATCCTGTCGGCCAACTTTGCCGAGGGCGCGTTGGTGAAAGCCGGCGATGTCCTGTTCAAGATTGATCCCGCGCCCTACGCCGCCGAAGTGGATAAGGCGAGCGCGCAGCTCGAGGCAGCAAAAGCGCGTGCGATCTTCACTGCGAGCGAAGTCGAGCGCGGCGCGCAGCTCGTCGGCAACGCCGTCGTCACGCGGCGCGATTTCGATCAGCGCGAGAACGCCAATCGCGAAGCGATCGCCAATGTGAAGGCGGCCGAGGCGACGCTGCAGGCTGCAAAGCTCAATCTAAGCTACACCGAGGTCCGCGCACCGGTCGATGGCCGCGTCGGCAAGATCGAGGTGACCGTCGGAAATCTCGTGGCCGCAGGGACTGCCTCCCCGGTCCTGACCTCTCTGGTCTCTGTCAACCCGATCTATGCGAGTTTCGATGCGGACGAAGAGGTCGTGCTGCGGGCGCTGAATTCCATTGCAGATAGTTCGGGCAAGCGCGGCAATCTTGATCAAATACCCGTCGAGATGAACACCTCTGGCGGCACATCGGCCAAAGGCCATATCCAGTTGATCGACAACCAGGTCAATGGCCAGAGCGGCACGATACGCGTCCGCGCGGTATTCCAGAACGAGGATGGACGCCTCATCCCCGGCCAGTTCGCGCGGGTGCGGATGGGCCAGCCTCAGCAACAGGCGCTGGTGATGATCGACGAGCGAGCCATCGGTACCGATCAGGATAAGAAGTTCGTTATGGTGGTCAGCGACGACAACCGCGCGGTCTATCGCGGAATAACGCTCGGCGGCGCCGTCGATGGACTCCGCATCGTGACGGGTGGCCTGAAACCCGGTGACCGCATCGTCGTCAATGGCCTGCAGCGGGTACGCCCGGGCGCGCTCCTGAAGACCGAAATTGCGCAGATGGACTCGCGCGGACCGCAGCAAGCATCGAACGCCGGCAGCCGGCAAATCGTGCAGCGGTAA